Proteins from a genomic interval of Flammeovirgaceae bacterium SG7u.111:
- a CDS encoding PepSY-associated TM helix domain-containing protein: MSVSHLWLGLLSSIVVFLACLSGSIYAFRTQIENIVNYENVYLPVKNEGRIDIDASLHDFNKRFGGATSIQLFSELNKSIIISSLSPNGPGVTAYYNPYTGEYLSTQNRACKQFFDLVLNLHRFLLAGDVGKLINGTGILIFVYMLFSGLILWFPKKLKQLKQRLTIRWRARFYRLNYDLHSVLGFYTLLLLLVISLTGLYVSFHWMKNLMIVGLGGNSIVISEGNTALKEELSNAFSDLLNNLEDEQKSITDSSWTLQAALDETNQTFQERGEITIRLATEFSKNTRIIKMNNDNFFGLHIPQTVDFSSKGQVINVTRFSALSLHEQFKAIAKPLHTGEIMGLPSIILYFFVSLVGCSLPITGFIMWWRKIAKISAN; this comes from the coding sequence ATGTCCGTGTCACATTTGTGGCTCGGACTTTTGTCCTCTATCGTAGTTTTTTTGGCTTGCCTATCGGGAAGTATTTATGCTTTCCGGACACAAATAGAAAATATTGTAAACTATGAAAATGTTTACCTGCCAGTTAAAAATGAAGGAAGAATAGATATAGATGCATCTCTCCATGATTTCAATAAACGTTTTGGCGGGGCAACTAGCATTCAGCTTTTTTCAGAGCTAAACAAGAGTATCATTATTTCTTCCTTAAGCCCAAACGGACCAGGGGTTACCGCATATTATAACCCTTATACTGGGGAATATCTTTCTACTCAAAATAGGGCTTGTAAACAATTTTTTGACCTTGTTCTCAATCTTCATAGGTTTTTGCTTGCGGGCGATGTGGGAAAACTCATCAACGGAACAGGAATCTTGATTTTTGTTTATATGCTTTTTTCTGGTCTCATTCTTTGGTTTCCCAAAAAACTCAAACAGCTGAAGCAACGGCTGACAATCCGATGGAGAGCTAGGTTCTATCGCCTCAATTACGATTTGCATAGTGTACTTGGCTTTTATACGCTATTGCTGTTGTTAGTTATTTCTCTAACAGGATTGTATGTTTCTTTTCACTGGATGAAAAATTTGATGATAGTCGGGCTTGGGGGAAACTCTATTGTGATTTCCGAGGGAAATACTGCTTTGAAAGAGGAGTTGTCCAATGCATTCAGCGATCTGCTTAATAATTTAGAAGATGAACAAAAATCTATAACTGATTCCTCATGGACATTGCAAGCTGCCTTGGACGAAACGAACCAAACATTCCAAGAAAGAGGAGAAATAACTATTCGTCTTGCAACCGAGTTCTCGAAAAATACAAGGATTATCAAGATGAACAATGATAACTTCTTTGGCTTGCATATTCCCCAAACAGTTGATTTTTCCTCAAAAGGCCAGGTCATTAACGTAACTCGATTTAGCGCCTTGTCCCTTCATGAACAATTTAAAGCTATAGCCAAACCCCTGCACACGGGTGAAATTATGGGCTTGCCAAGCATCATTCTCTACTTTTTTGTTAGCCTAGTTGGATGTTCCCTACCTATTACTGGTTTCATTATGTGGTGGAGAAAGATTGCTAAGATTTCTGCCAATTAA
- a CDS encoding sensor histidine kinase — protein MEKGTYDVLHRRALFLEDVEGMLTLEDVTSPSFENSFSFWKSIDTKVSPEGRVYWFKIPVRYAGEGLSNSYALSFNKYIDSLELFMLNEEGSLLKQELIGSAIPFSQRTFQVNGCKRPVVSINISTEEVTYLYGRMVFTSYLSSQMGKVDIHLISNQLFLRNEIHRHYFKGAVLGSLIITIILNLFIFLYYRDRSQMLLVVTVVTNLIFFISYTADLEFLISSPTVQNTYRYLGYISGAAGLVSYLYFVHYFLRPAIPEKWFKRVVYIITFLLSTNVVCGFVLEYRSFYTALFVFGGTVVIFTSSVGLMAYLRKYRPALLFLIASIASLIGILLFVFANLGVVYYYIVTDYILQMGEILMLLVFTIGLGYRYYLEKEVLVEKLIEQERIEKKQKEEISAILSNQNKTLEVKIKERTQELEAQKKELEDTNKVKDKLFSIISHDLRSPLAALDGFLKLFSAGALNTDEIEQMKAGIQEKFNKANSLMDNLLNWARSQMQGLTVNVEVVQVDRIALKVVQLYRTEADKKSIELKQHIEKGTKAFADPSMLELIIRNLVANAVKFTPYMGKVSVEAETSKIGVTIKVRDTGMGMKKETIAQILNLDAQISTTGTANEKGTGLGLVLCKEFIEKNGGELQIESEEGKGSIFMFTLPLDDWVDLEK, from the coding sequence GTGGAAAAAGGCACTTATGATGTTTTGCATAGGAGGGCGCTCTTTTTGGAAGATGTGGAGGGAATGCTTACCCTAGAGGATGTCACTTCTCCTTCCTTTGAAAACTCATTTTCTTTTTGGAAAAGTATAGATACAAAAGTAAGTCCTGAAGGACGAGTCTATTGGTTCAAAATACCTGTTAGATATGCTGGGGAAGGACTATCAAATAGTTATGCACTTTCATTTAATAAGTACATCGATTCGCTTGAGCTTTTCATGCTCAATGAAGAGGGAAGCTTGTTGAAGCAAGAGTTAATTGGATCGGCTATTCCCTTCTCTCAAAGAACTTTTCAAGTAAATGGTTGCAAAAGACCTGTAGTCTCCATCAATATTTCTACTGAAGAAGTAACATATCTTTATGGAAGAATGGTTTTTACAAGCTATTTGAGTAGCCAAATGGGCAAGGTTGATATTCACTTAATTTCTAATCAACTTTTCTTGAGAAATGAAATCCATAGGCATTATTTTAAAGGGGCTGTGCTTGGTAGTTTGATTATTACCATCATTCTCAATCTCTTCATTTTTCTCTATTATAGGGATAGGTCTCAAATGTTATTGGTAGTTACTGTTGTAACCAATCTAATATTTTTTATTTCATATACTGCTGATTTAGAGTTCTTGATTAGCAGCCCAACCGTGCAAAACACATATAGGTATTTGGGATATATTTCAGGGGCTGCTGGTTTAGTTTCCTATTTGTATTTTGTACATTATTTTCTAAGACCAGCCATCCCCGAAAAGTGGTTTAAACGCGTAGTGTACATCATCACTTTCTTATTATCTACAAATGTGGTGTGCGGTTTTGTTTTAGAGTATAGGTCGTTTTATACAGCATTGTTTGTGTTTGGAGGAACAGTGGTGATTTTTACCTCTTCAGTGGGCTTAATGGCTTATTTGAGGAAATACCGACCAGCGCTTCTCTTTCTGATAGCATCAATAGCTTCCCTGATAGGTATTTTGCTATTTGTATTTGCAAATTTAGGTGTGGTTTATTACTACATTGTCACCGATTATATTTTGCAAATGGGTGAAATTCTAATGTTATTAGTTTTCACTATTGGTTTGGGGTATAGGTATTATTTGGAAAAGGAAGTGCTGGTAGAAAAGTTAATAGAGCAAGAAAGGATAGAGAAGAAACAGAAAGAAGAAATAAGCGCCATATTAAGTAATCAAAACAAAACCCTTGAGGTTAAAATAAAAGAGAGAACACAAGAGCTAGAAGCCCAAAAGAAGGAACTCGAAGATACAAATAAGGTAAAAGACAAGTTGTTTTCAATTATATCACACGATTTGCGGAGTCCACTTGCTGCACTCGATGGCTTCTTGAAGCTTTTTTCTGCGGGGGCTTTGAACACCGATGAGATTGAGCAAATGAAAGCGGGGATACAGGAAAAGTTTAATAAAGCGAATTCCCTGATGGACAATTTGCTTAACTGGGCCCGTTCGCAGATGCAAGGCTTAACGGTAAACGTTGAGGTGGTACAAGTAGATAGGATTGCCCTAAAAGTGGTACAGCTTTATAGAACAGAAGCTGATAAGAAAAGTATTGAACTTAAGCAACATATTGAAAAAGGAACAAAGGCTTTTGCAGACCCTTCTATGTTAGAGTTGATCATCAGGAATTTGGTAGCAAATGCAGTGAAGTTTACACCGTATATGGGGAAAGTATCCGTAGAGGCAGAAACATCAAAAATTGGAGTTACTATAAAGGTTCGGGATACAGGAATGGGTATGAAAAAAGAAACAATTGCCCAGATTTTGAACCTAGATGCTCAGATTTCTACCACAGGAACGGCTAATGAAAAAGGTACGGGGCTGGGGCTTGTCTTATGTAAGGAGTTTATTGAGAAGAATGGAGGAGAGCTTCAGATAGAGAGTGAAGAGGGTAAAGGAAGCATATTTATGTTTACCTTGCCCTTAGATGATTGGGTGGATTTGGAGAAATAG
- a CDS encoding alkaline phosphatase family protein: MRLFYFSITLLFIISCSPSFAQKKAVFIILDGIPADVLESVETPTLDEIAKVGGYTRAYTGGIAKGYSETPTISAVGYNSLLTGVWANKHNVWGNGIKKPNYNYWNIFRIAKAEKPEITTAIFSTWLDNRTKLVGEGLDEAGNFKFDYSFDGFENDKVNFPHKPDRIFIFNIDEHVSKEAGRYLAEKGIDLSWVYLEFTDDIGHKYGDGEHMVDAVQKADKQVKRIWDAIKEREEKYGEDWMILITTDHGREQRTGRGHGGQSERERTIWMVTNTKELNESFQHMPSMVDIMPSVLAHMEIEIPKEIKKEVDGISFVGPILAKNLVAEVSGEKIVLTWKAFQKSGKAEFFVAQTNSFKEGGKDEYIKLGKVSLNKERCEFDLPNGDSKTLKVLMKVGDHYLNAWMGKFEE; this comes from the coding sequence ATGAGACTATTCTATTTTTCAATAACATTACTTTTTATTATTTCTTGCAGTCCTTCTTTTGCGCAAAAAAAGGCTGTTTTTATTATTTTGGATGGGATTCCTGCTGATGTGCTGGAATCCGTAGAAACGCCAACGCTCGATGAAATTGCCAAAGTGGGTGGGTACACAAGGGCATACACAGGGGGAATTGCCAAAGGATATTCTGAAACGCCAACTATTTCGGCAGTTGGGTACAACAGTTTGTTGACTGGGGTTTGGGCAAATAAGCACAATGTGTGGGGCAATGGTATTAAAAAACCTAATTATAACTATTGGAATATTTTTAGAATTGCCAAAGCAGAGAAACCTGAAATTACTACGGCAATATTTTCTACTTGGTTAGATAATCGGACCAAATTGGTAGGAGAAGGGCTAGATGAAGCCGGCAATTTCAAATTTGATTATTCATTTGATGGGTTTGAAAACGATAAAGTCAATTTTCCCCATAAACCTGATAGGATTTTTATTTTCAATATTGACGAACATGTTTCCAAAGAAGCTGGTAGGTATTTGGCTGAAAAGGGAATTGATCTTTCTTGGGTTTATTTGGAGTTTACCGATGACATAGGGCATAAATACGGAGATGGCGAGCATATGGTAGATGCTGTCCAGAAAGCTGACAAGCAGGTAAAAAGGATTTGGGATGCTATAAAAGAAAGAGAGGAGAAGTACGGTGAGGATTGGATGATTTTGATTACTACCGACCATGGAAGGGAGCAAAGAACGGGCAGGGGACATGGCGGTCAGTCGGAAAGAGAGCGGACTATTTGGATGGTGACCAACACTAAAGAGTTAAATGAAAGTTTTCAACATATGCCTAGTATGGTAGATATTATGCCATCCGTATTAGCCCATATGGAAATTGAAATTCCCAAAGAAATTAAGAAGGAAGTAGATGGTATTTCCTTTGTAGGGCCTATTCTTGCCAAGAACCTAGTGGCTGAGGTAAGCGGTGAAAAAATAGTATTAACTTGGAAAGCTTTCCAAAAAAGTGGGAAGGCAGAGTTTTTTGTTGCTCAAACCAACAGTTTTAAAGAAGGGGGGAAAGATGAGTATATTAAGCTTGGGAAGGTGTCATTAAATAAAGAACGGTGTGAGTTTGACCTTCCAAATGGCGACTCAAAAACGTTGAAGGTTTTGATGAAAGTAGGAGACCATTACCTCAATGCTTGGATGGGGAAATTTGAGGAGTAG
- a CDS encoding AraC family transcriptional regulator produces MNNAKGRMQTEVKGKPFENGKMTIEYSQDFASDHLVETVTQINRNGLKGQVTDIQLNEVILNIRDVEVSEKYEVEVHHDYPLIKIHFEIEGSNRYMPNSSTSGVPIYIPQGHYNFFYIPEVDGVLSFDTKKRKTLEIKFTEAFLKRILGNDMKDTSAEFVDSLKKKKPFVMWENGAPITVELKEYIDAICNCRFEGNIKKVFLEAKVMELLVVLQATLIRKNKKDKDQLSSKELETILEIGTYIEKNLEQSLTIAELATTFGTNTSKLKQQFKSVFNTTIFKYMTDVRMKYAKSLIKSKDTPISEVAYRVGYKNSQHFTVAFKKTYGYLPSSLLKTGNRKML; encoded by the coding sequence ATGAATAACGCAAAAGGAAGAATGCAAACGGAAGTCAAAGGAAAGCCTTTTGAGAATGGAAAAATGACCATTGAATACAGCCAGGACTTTGCCTCAGACCACTTAGTTGAAACAGTAACGCAAATCAATAGGAACGGATTAAAAGGACAGGTTACTGATATTCAGCTGAATGAAGTCATTTTGAATATTCGCGATGTGGAAGTGAGTGAAAAATATGAGGTAGAGGTACATCACGATTATCCTTTGATTAAAATCCATTTTGAGATCGAGGGTTCAAATCGATATATGCCCAACTCTTCAACCTCTGGAGTTCCTATTTATATTCCTCAAGGCCACTATAATTTCTTCTATATACCTGAGGTTGATGGTGTTCTTTCTTTCGATACCAAAAAAAGGAAAACCCTAGAAATCAAATTTACAGAAGCATTCCTCAAAAGGATTCTTGGAAATGACATGAAAGATACATCAGCCGAATTTGTTGATTCTTTGAAAAAAAAGAAACCTTTTGTCATGTGGGAAAATGGCGCTCCAATCACAGTTGAACTGAAAGAGTACATTGATGCGATCTGCAATTGCCGATTTGAGGGAAACATTAAAAAGGTATTTTTGGAGGCAAAAGTGATGGAACTTCTTGTAGTGTTGCAAGCAACGCTGATACGGAAGAATAAAAAAGATAAAGACCAACTCTCTAGTAAAGAACTTGAAACTATACTAGAAATAGGTACTTACATCGAGAAAAACCTTGAACAATCACTCACCATTGCTGAGTTAGCAACCACTTTTGGCACCAATACCTCAAAGCTTAAGCAACAGTTTAAATCGGTCTTCAATACAACAATTTTTAAATACATGACAGATGTACGAATGAAGTACGCCAAGTCATTGATTAAATCAAAGGACACCCCTATATCAGAAGTTGCCTACAGGGTGGGATATAAAAATTCCCAACATTTTACCGTTGCGTTCAAAAAAACATATGGTTACCTACCCAGTAGTTTACTCAAAACAGGCAATCGCAAAATGTTGTAA
- a CDS encoding RagB/SusD family nutrient uptake outer membrane protein, whose amino-acid sequence MKKIIFSMLIITVFTACDDSFLDRYPETSISKENFFNTEEDLMMYTNSFYNFSGTGIYTSDASTDNQVTTGVTEIKNMMTGNPTAETINGGWDWETLRNINFFLENFKNADLPEETLNHYEGLARMFRANFYMGMVKRYSDVPWYDYVISTDNEEALFADRDPRDFVVEKIFEDYAFAVEHIQTGQPDGAVDKWVALAFQARHALYEGTYRKYHNELKLENTANSFLQIARDASEKIMEEGGFSLYNTGNPTEDYGSLFNNENLRNNPEILLMNISENDLKNSGWWAFMFGNYESSPSRDLMMAYLNADGSYYSSVSDFETNQFVGEFANRDARLSQTYAFPGWELINTSTYSQGGGIYIQQLQKNFSGYHQLKGFVNNTDQSVMNNLDIPLIRYAEVLLTYAEAKAELGELSQADLDMTVNKVRERAGMPALSIGVAIDPWQQAKYPNVSSAILLEIRRERRVELALEGHRMGDLMRWGAGDVLEEEPVGLYFPSLGKFDLTGDGVGDVFLIPNTESIPEEKELNENDVPYIYYRVGPQGSDASFYLTEGDKGYVVATPERGVFEAPKYYYRPVPQNQVTLNPNLTQIFGW is encoded by the coding sequence ATGAAAAAAATAATATTTTCAATGCTAATTATAACTGTTTTCACAGCATGTGACGACAGCTTTTTGGATAGGTATCCGGAAACCTCCATTTCAAAAGAAAACTTCTTCAATACTGAGGAAGATTTGATGATGTACACGAACAGTTTTTACAATTTTTCGGGAACGGGTATTTATACAAGCGATGCTTCTACAGATAATCAAGTAACTACGGGTGTTACCGAAATCAAAAATATGATGACAGGTAACCCAACTGCGGAGACAATTAATGGTGGATGGGACTGGGAGACGCTTAGGAATATCAATTTCTTTTTGGAAAACTTTAAAAATGCAGATCTTCCCGAAGAAACTTTGAACCACTACGAAGGTTTGGCTAGGATGTTTAGGGCAAATTTTTACATGGGTATGGTAAAAAGATATTCGGATGTGCCTTGGTACGATTACGTGATTTCAACTGATAACGAGGAAGCTCTTTTTGCCGACCGTGACCCTAGGGATTTCGTAGTTGAGAAAATATTTGAAGACTATGCATTTGCCGTTGAGCACATCCAAACAGGTCAGCCTGACGGAGCAGTGGACAAATGGGTGGCTCTGGCATTTCAGGCAAGGCATGCTCTTTATGAAGGAACGTATAGGAAATATCACAACGAATTGAAGCTTGAAAACACTGCGAACTCTTTTCTTCAGATAGCCAGAGATGCTTCTGAAAAAATTATGGAAGAAGGTGGTTTTTCTCTTTACAACACAGGAAATCCGACAGAAGATTATGGGAGTCTTTTCAATAATGAAAACCTTCGTAATAATCCTGAAATTCTTTTGATGAACATCAGTGAAAATGACCTAAAAAACAGTGGCTGGTGGGCGTTTATGTTTGGAAATTACGAATCTAGCCCTTCAAGAGATTTGATGATGGCTTATTTGAATGCTGATGGTTCTTATTATTCAAGCGTATCTGATTTCGAGACCAATCAGTTTGTTGGTGAGTTCGCAAACAGGGATGCGCGCCTTTCCCAAACGTATGCTTTTCCAGGCTGGGAACTGATCAATACTTCTACTTATTCGCAAGGTGGAGGTATTTATATCCAACAATTACAAAAGAATTTTTCAGGGTATCATCAACTGAAAGGGTTTGTAAATAATACTGACCAATCGGTAATGAATAATTTGGACATTCCTCTGATCCGCTATGCAGAAGTGTTGTTGACTTACGCTGAAGCAAAAGCTGAATTGGGAGAACTTTCGCAAGCGGACTTAGACATGACGGTGAATAAAGTGAGAGAAAGAGCGGGGATGCCAGCATTATCTATAGGTGTAGCGATAGATCCTTGGCAGCAAGCTAAATACCCTAATGTAAGTTCGGCTATCCTTTTGGAAATTAGAAGAGAAAGAAGGGTTGAGCTGGCATTGGAAGGGCATAGGATGGGCGACCTAATGAGATGGGGGGCAGGAGATGTGTTAGAAGAAGAGCCAGTAGGGCTTTATTTTCCTTCTCTTGGAAAATTTGATTTGACTGGAGACGGAGTGGGAGATGTTTTCTTGATTCCAAACACCGAGTCTATTCCTGAAGAAAAAGAGTTAAATGAAAACGATGTTCCTTATATCTACTACCGAGTAGGTCCGCAGGGCAGCGACGCTTCTTTTTACCTGACCGAAGGAGATAAAGGATACGTAGTAGCTACTCCGGAAAGAGGTGTTTTTGAAGCTCCAAAGTATTATTACCGCCCTGTTCCACAAAATCAAGTGACCTTGAATCCGAATTTGACTCAAATCTTTGGATGGTAA
- a CDS encoding carboxypeptidase-like regulatory domain-containing protein has protein sequence MYLKFFVYLPITLGLLLFCPYLAASQGLVEIRGKVMDENGNPTPGVTISLEGSTNRNISADMEGRFEFLGVASGAYTISISGIGYQPQRLEFTFLEQSYPEIEVTLKESVTELDMIVVTGETEASLQKRKGFEIASISVSDFQLQSVEPHQLLERVGGVKVRQQGGLGSRSDFFVNGLGGRAIRFFLDGIPMDYFGSSYSINTIPISQIDRMDVYKGVVPVELGNDALGGAINIVTKSQYDNALGFSYSFGSFNTHRASVLGNWRDAKSGFTVKLSGFYNYSDNDYKVWGNDIYVTDLETFEITRDIEVKRFHDAFESGSVKADIGVTGKKWTDQFFVGILLSGMNKEIQHGATMEVPFGEALYNQNVIMPYLTYQKKNVFVPGLDVTLFSSWSKLERNREDSTRNIYNWYGQIEGNRTLGGEQTRTLNSLAEEVFLHRVNLAYQWTDWLSAGFNYLFTDLTRTDDDPLVNILQKTEGYYAPQLYQKHSTGFALQGEWLEQRLNATLFAKSFTYSADIRYSEYEEGEEMFKVAYSGDTNYGYGMAGSYQLVPWLRVNASLESAVRLPEPDELLGDGLLIDNNPELSSELSQNINLGFDLSLFSLSDNTVRLSGNGFYRMVTDLIQQTFSQEFEGQFVYQNIDKVLMRGADFSLQYDHKRWLQFNQTISWLNPVIKSEKDALGNDNVLQNTRLSNLPFFQANSNLRINLTHDRMGNNTNNLFFYWNFNYVGAFYRNSEEIGQFGRDEIPEQFVHGTGVGYTFLSNSLTLSFDVNNLFNRQVFDDFAIQKPGRGAYVKATYQLF, from the coding sequence ATGTATCTTAAATTCTTTGTTTATCTACCGATAACTCTTGGGCTGTTACTTTTTTGCCCGTACTTGGCTGCTAGTCAGGGGTTGGTAGAAATTAGAGGAAAAGTGATGGATGAAAACGGCAACCCAACTCCAGGGGTTACTATTAGCTTGGAAGGATCGACTAATAGGAATATTTCTGCTGATATGGAGGGAAGGTTTGAATTTTTGGGTGTTGCCTCCGGTGCATATACGATCTCAATCTCAGGAATAGGATATCAGCCCCAGCGGCTGGAATTTACTTTTTTAGAACAAAGTTATCCAGAAATTGAGGTCACTCTCAAAGAAAGTGTGACTGAACTGGACATGATCGTTGTCACTGGTGAAACAGAAGCTTCCCTCCAAAAAAGGAAAGGTTTTGAAATTGCTTCTATTTCGGTAAGCGACTTTCAGCTTCAATCGGTCGAGCCGCACCAATTGCTAGAGCGTGTAGGTGGAGTGAAAGTTCGGCAACAAGGAGGGCTAGGCTCTCGCTCCGATTTTTTTGTCAATGGCTTGGGAGGTAGGGCTATTCGCTTCTTTTTGGACGGTATTCCTATGGATTATTTTGGGTCGTCCTACTCCATAAATACCATTCCTATTTCCCAAATAGATAGAATGGATGTGTACAAAGGAGTAGTGCCTGTGGAGTTGGGAAACGATGCATTGGGTGGAGCTATCAACATTGTAACCAAAAGTCAGTACGATAACGCACTAGGATTTTCTTATTCCTTTGGTTCATTCAATACGCACAGAGCTTCTGTACTTGGCAACTGGAGGGATGCAAAATCTGGTTTTACAGTCAAATTATCGGGTTTTTACAATTACTCGGACAACGACTACAAGGTTTGGGGGAATGATATTTATGTCACTGACTTAGAGACGTTTGAAATTACTAGAGACATTGAGGTGAAGCGTTTTCACGATGCGTTTGAATCTGGGTCTGTCAAAGCGGACATTGGGGTTACTGGAAAAAAATGGACGGATCAATTTTTTGTCGGAATCCTCCTTTCTGGAATGAACAAAGAAATTCAGCACGGAGCAACGATGGAAGTTCCTTTTGGTGAAGCATTGTATAACCAGAACGTCATAATGCCTTATTTGACCTATCAGAAAAAGAATGTATTTGTGCCAGGTTTAGATGTGACGCTGTTTAGTTCTTGGTCAAAACTGGAACGCAACAGGGAAGATTCTACTCGAAATATTTATAACTGGTACGGACAGATAGAGGGCAATAGGACATTGGGAGGTGAACAAACTAGAACGCTGAATTCATTGGCTGAGGAGGTTTTTCTCCATCGTGTGAACTTAGCTTACCAATGGACAGATTGGCTTTCGGCTGGATTTAACTACCTCTTTACTGATCTCACACGGACAGACGATGATCCATTGGTCAATATCCTGCAAAAAACAGAGGGGTATTATGCGCCTCAATTATACCAAAAGCATAGTACAGGGTTTGCGTTGCAAGGCGAATGGCTTGAGCAACGATTAAATGCGACGCTGTTTGCCAAGTCATTTACTTATTCGGCGGATATCAGGTATTCGGAATATGAAGAAGGTGAGGAAATGTTTAAGGTAGCGTATTCGGGGGATACAAACTATGGATATGGAATGGCAGGTTCTTATCAGTTAGTTCCTTGGCTTAGGGTAAATGCTTCTTTAGAATCGGCAGTTCGCTTGCCCGAGCCAGATGAACTATTGGGTGATGGACTGCTCATTGATAATAACCCTGAATTGTCATCCGAATTGAGTCAGAACATTAATTTGGGTTTCGACCTAAGCCTTTTTAGTCTCTCTGATAACACTGTAAGGCTTTCTGGAAATGGTTTTTATCGAATGGTTACAGATCTTATTCAGCAAACCTTTTCTCAAGAATTTGAAGGTCAGTTTGTATACCAGAATATTGACAAGGTACTGATGAGAGGTGCGGACTTCAGCTTGCAATACGACCATAAGCGGTGGCTACAGTTCAATCAGACCATTTCTTGGCTCAACCCAGTCATTAAGTCAGAGAAAGATGCCCTTGGCAATGACAATGTGCTACAAAATACTCGATTATCTAACCTTCCTTTTTTTCAAGCCAATAGCAACCTCAGAATAAACCTTACCCATGACAGAATGGGCAATAATACAAACAACTTATTTTTCTATTGGAACTTCAATTATGTTGGGGCTTTTTATCGCAATTCGGAAGAAATCGGACAGTTTGGGAGGGATGAAATTCCCGAACAGTTTGTGCATGGTACAGGTGTAGGATATACTTTCTTATCCAACTCACTTACCTTAAGCTTTGATGTAAATAACCTGTTCAACCGCCAAGTTTTTGATGATTTTGCCATTCAGAAACCAGGGCGGGGAGCTTATGTCAAAGCGACATATCAACTTTTTTAA